One Oryza glaberrima chromosome 10, OglaRS2, whole genome shotgun sequence DNA segment encodes these proteins:
- the LOC127753275 gene encoding wall-associated receptor kinase 2-like, whose product MASLRLLAGVLLILMSSAAVGIAGRPAGCQARCGDVDIPYPFGIGGGCFRSAGFEIACNTSNGGLVPTLAAANDTIQVQNLTVFPRPEVKVMLPVAYRCYNSGGNVTKQFYGDVELNNEGVYRISDERNMFVVIGCNTVAWNKHGDSEGKGLYTSLYYAGCVTYCSDSLSAKDGKCAGVGCCHVDIPPELTDNVVTFQQWPRGEQVDFSPCDYAFLIDKEEYQFQRSDLKMDLNRTMPVWLDWAIRDRDGNANSVASCPAPEVETRKNMPAGYACVSVNSKCVNSTNGPGYYCNCTKGYQGNPYDDDPNKGCKDIDECARPDEYPCYGVCRNTPGDYECRCHTGYQPSGDGPKKQECSSKFPFPARLAVGITLGLSFLIVVVLFTLMMLQKRKMNKYFKKNGGSVLQKVDNIMIFSKDEVKKILKNNSDIIGEGGFGKVYKGRLKDDTLVAVKTSIEVNEARKEDFTNEVIIQSQMMHNNIIKLLGCCLEVDVPMLVYEFAANGSLKDILHGDANRLVPLSLDLRLDIAVQSAEGLRYMHSSISHTIRHGDIKPANILLTDKFIAKISDFGTSKLLTADKEFTMVVAGSMGYIDPIFYMTGHLTQKSDVYSFGVVLLELISRKPTIYDKNYSLVIEFQKAYDRENSGRALFDKEIAIEEDVLILEEIGRLAMDCLKEKIEERPDMKEVAARLMML is encoded by the exons ATGGCATCATTGCGGCTACTGGCCGGAGTGCTGCTCATTCTgatgtcctccgccgccgtgggcATCGCCGGCCGGCCTGCCGGCTGCCAGGCGAGGTGCGGCGACGTCGACATTCCATACCCgttcggcatcggcggcggctgcttccGCAGCGCGGGCTTCGAGATCGCCTGCAACACAAGCAACGGCGGCTTGGtgcccaccctcgccgccgccaacgacaCCATCCAGGTGCAGAATCTGACGGTGTTCCCACGGCCGGAGGTGAAGGTGATGCTGCCGGTGGCGTACAGGTGCTACAACTCCGGCGGCAACGTCACCAAGCAGTTCTACGGCGACGTGGAGCTCAACAACGAGGGCGTGTACCGCATCTCCGACGAGCGGAACATGTTCGTCGTCATCGGCTGCAACACCGTGGCATGGAACAAGCACGGGGACAGCGAGGGAAAAGGCCTCTACACAAGCCTCTACTACGCCGGCTGCGTCACCTACTGCAGCGACTCGCTGAGCGCCAAGGACGGCAAGTGCGCCGGCGTCGGCTGCTGCCACGTCGACATCCCGCCGGAGCTCACCGACAACGTCGTCACCTTCCAGCAATGGCCGCGCGGCGAACAGGTGGACTTCAGCCCCTGCGACTACGCCTTCCTCATCGACAAGGAAGAGTACCAATTCCAGAGGTCCGATCTCAAGATGGACCTGAACCGGACGATGCCGGTGTGGCTGGACTGGGCCATCCGCGACCGCGACGGCAACGCCAACTCCGTGGCGTCCTGCCCGGCGCCGGAGGTGGAGACGAGGAAGAATATGCCAGCTGGATACGCCTGCGTGAGCGTCAACAGCAAGTGCGTCAACTCCACCAACGGCCCTGGATACTACTGCAATTGCACGAAGGGCTACCAAGGCAACCCCTACGACGACGATCCCAATAAAGGATGCAAAG ACATCGACGAGTGCGCACGCCCCGACGAATATCCTTGCTACGGTGTCTGTAGGAACACCCCAGGAGATTACGAGTGCCGCTGCCACACGGGTTACCAGCCAAGTGGTGATGGTCCAAAGAAACAGGAGTGCAGTTCAAAATTTCCTTTTCCAGCACGGCTTGCTGTTG GTATCACTTTAGGATTATCCTTCctgattgttgttgttcttttcACACTAATGATGcttcaaaagagaaaaatgaacaAATATTTCAAGAAGAATGGTGGTTCAGTATTACAGAAAGTGGACAATATCATGATTTTCTCCAAAGATGAGGTTAAGAAAATCCTAAAGAACAATTCTGATATTATTGGTGAAGGAGGATTTGGTAAGGTTTACAAAGGGAGACTTAAAGATGATACCCTGGTGGCTGTGAAGACTTCCATTGAGGTAAATGAAGCTCGAAAAGAGGATTTCACAAACGAAGTTATCATACAATCGCAAATGATGCACAATAACATTATCAAGCTTTTGGGTTGCTGCTTGGAAGTGGATGTTCCAATGTTAGTATACGAGTTTGCCGCTAATGGCAGTCTCAAAGACATTCTCCATGGTGATGCGAATCGTCTAGTTCCTCTATCACTAGACCTACGCCTAGATATTGCAGTTCAATCTGCAGAAGGTCTAAGGTACATGCACTCGTCCATAAGTCATACCATACGACACGGTGATATTAAGCCAGCTAACATACTTCTAACCGATAAGTTCATTGCGAAGATCTCAGACTTTGGAACATCCAAGCTTCTTACTGCAGACAAAGAATTCACCATGGTTGTGGCAGGGAGCATGGGCTACATAGACCCAATCTTCTATATGACTGGTCATTTAACACAGAAGAGTGATGTATATAGTTTTGGAGTTGTGTTGCTGGAGCTCATTAGCAGAAAGCCAACAATATATGACAAGAACTATAGCCTTGTCATTGAGTTCCAAAAGGCGTATGATCGAGAAAATAGTGGGAGAGCATTGTTTGATAAGGAGATTGCAATTGAAGAAGATGTCTTGATCTTAGAAGAAATTGGTAGGTTGGCAATGGATTGTTTAAAAGAAAAGATTGAGGAACGACCTGATATGAAGGAGGTAGCTGCACGGCTTATGATGCTGTGA